GAAGCTTATGACTTAACATAATGAACAAAAAGTTGACTTGTGATTGTCTTCCTTATCATAACGGATGAGAAGGAAGCATATAGTTTTTTACTTTGAATCTTCATCCTCATAGGTAGTTTGGTGGAGGGTGACTTAGATCTCATGTGGCAACCACATGTTAACTAACAGTATATTCCTTATCATATCCTCCCGAAGGCATGCTTCAAGCTCTTGAGAGAGGTTCGAAGCATGTGGTTTAGTTCATATGACATGGGAGCATTCGAGATCTTATCTTGCGGATCATATTTTTTTCGATTCAGGTGTCTCGAGTATGTTGGGCTTATGTTTCTATCGTAATAGATTTCTCTTGGTGCGGGTTATGTTTTCATGACTCATGCATTTTGGAAGCATTTGGCCTTACACCTTTGTCGTATCGGATTTTGATTCACACGGGTTGGGTTTTCCCAACTAATACGTCTCCAACATTTTTAGCCTTGCACCTCCATCATAGCTGATTTCTCTTAACgcaaattggattttcttgacttATATGTCTTAGGCATCTTTATCCTTGTATCTATGCCATAACGGATTTATTTTAACGTGGGTCGAGTTTTCCCGACTCATGCATCTCGAGTGCATTTAGTCTTGCGCCTTCGCTGTAGCGAATTTATTTTGAAGCTGGTCAGGTTTTCCCGACTCATGCATCTCGGGCACGTTAGCCTTGTGCCTCTATCATGGCTAATTTCTTCACGCGGGTCAGGTTTTCCTGATTTGTGTCTCGGGCATGTTGGCCTTATGCCTGATTTCTTCAAGCCCATTTCTTCAAGCCGATTCTTCATGCACAGgttgggttttctcgactcatgtgtCTCCGGCATGTTGGCTTTGTGCCATCGCTGTGTAGATTTTTTCATTTGGGttgggttttcctaactcatgtaTCTCTAGCATGGTGGATTTCTTTTTACGCAAGTCAGATTTTCTCGACTAATGCGTCTTGGGCACATTGGCCTTGTGCCTCCACCGCGATAGATTTCTTCACGTGGGTTAGGGTTTTCCAACTAAAGCATCTTGGGCATGTTGGCCTTGTGCCTCCACCATGGCAAAATTCTTCACGCAGGTCAGGATTTCCCAACTTATACATCTCAAGCGCATTTGGCCTTGTGCAGCTACTGTAGCAGATTTATCGCAGCATAGGTCGGGTTTTCTTGACTTATACATCTCGGGCGCATTTGGCCTTACGTCTCTACCGTAGGTGATTTCTCTTTATACGGGTTGggttttcttgacttatgcatCTCGGGTGCATTTGGTTTTGCAACTCTATCATAACAAATTTATCTTAGTGCGGGTTAAGTTTTCCTCGCCTTATGTGTTATTGGTGCATTTGGCCTTATGCCTCTGCCATAACAAATTTATCTTAGCGTGGGTTGGGTTTTCCTGACTTTTACATCTCAAGTGCCTTTGACATTGTGCCTCCATCatagtagatttttttttatgtggGTCAGGTTTTTTCGACTTATTCATCTTAGGTATATTTGGCATTGTGCCTTAGTTATAGCAATTTTCTCTTGGCTTGAGTAAGATTTTCCCAACTTATATGTCATCTACTATAGCGGATTTATCTTAGTGTGGGTGAGTTTTCTTGACTTACATGTCTCGGGCACATTTGCCCTTGTGCCTCCACTGTAGCAGATTTATCTTGGCGTGGTTCATGTTTTCTTGACTTACATGTTTTGAGCACATTTGGCCTTATGCCTCTGGTATAATAGATTTATCTTCATATAGGTAAGGTTTTCCTAACTCACTTTTCTTTTGCACATTGACCTTATATCTCCATCATGGTAAATTTCTTCTCACCTAGGTCCGGTTTTCCCAACTCATGCATCTCGAGCACATTGGCATTGTGCCTCTACCATGGCAGATTTCTTCATGTAGGTTTGGTTTTTATGACTAATGCGTCTTGGACATTTTGGCCTTATCCCTCCACCATGGTagacttttctttcttcttccatgGTGGGCTTTAAGTTGTCCCTCCATCGTAGCGGATTTCGGGTTCTCCTACCACGGCgggcttcaagtcctccctccgTGGTTGGCTTCATGTCCTCTCTCCATTGTAGCAGATTTTAGGTCCTTCCACTATGGCGGGCTTCATGTCTTTCCTCTATTGTAATAGATATCAGGTCCTCCCGCCATAGCAAGCTTTGAGTTCTCTTTTCGTCGTGGTAGATTTTAGGTCTTTGCTCTGTCATAACGGATTTCTCTTTATGTGAGTTAGGTTTTCCTGACCGTGAAAGCTAGATTTCCATGGAGAACATCAAGGTCTTTTCCATAGTGAGCATGGGGTGCAGGAGGTCATCTTATATAATGTAAGTAGCGATCACCTCAAGGAGTTGCCCCTTGAGCTTCTCGCCGTTGAGGATGATGGGGACTTGTAGGCTCTCCCGCATGATACAGTTTGTGAGAATGTCTATGAGGGTGGATTTACCAGAGCCATTCACCCCGAGCATCACGAAGATCTCCCCTTCACTCACCTCGACAATGATGGTATTCAATAATGACTTGATCCTGGAGATCACTTCCGATGACCCGAGGTCGACGACGAGGTTGATGGTGAGGTCGTTTTTGCATAAGAGCGATAACTTTCAATACTTCTTCATACTGTATGAGAGATCGGTGAAGACAAGGATTAAAAGGATGAAAGCGAAAGGCTAAGTGGTCATCGACATCACCTTTGATGGCGAAGTCATTGAGCTTGAGGTCATGGTGCTTCGGGGAGATATAGTCATCGCTCTTGGAGGCATCGCTGATGTGAGTGTTGCCGACACGCTTGAAGAGCTAGGTGAGGGTGATCGATTTTTCATCTTCACCACCTCCGGAGTCCTGGTTGACATTAGCTCAAAGACTATGGTGGCTAAGTAGGCTGTCACGATTGATGTCATTGGCCTCTACCATCGAGAAGGATCATCAATCGAATAAGGATATCTTATCCATGAATCGAGATATGGTATCACTTTGCTAACTTGTTGGGATCTCCTGTTAGTCGTCGATGCCAAGGGGCGTTGGTGCTAGTGATAGTTGAGCTATTAATCGTAGTTGAGATTATAGCATTACCTATTAGGCTAGCTGGGGCGAAAGCAGAATAAGAGCTTGCATCATGCCCACTAGCATATGCACATACTAGATGAGCTTTAGGAATACATTGATAAGGATGAGCATGTGGCTCAAGTTCGTCCTTAGGGGTGAGAGGCCTGAGTTATTGAATAGACATCGATACCTTATCAACATCTGCACCGAAGTTGACATATTCATATGTGAAAAGGATAGCAGTTGCCCCCCAATTAAAAGTGTTATGGGTTGAAGGGAGGGCCTCCTCTTTAGGACATTGAATGAGAGGATTTGCAAGAAGATGTTCCTATGACATTAGGCCCTCCTTTTAGTACCAAAATGTTagacaaaaatattattaatgtctTTATCAACTCGATAGGGTCCAAACTCATTGGCATAGGATTGTCCAAAGTATCTCCAAGGTGGAAACATTATGTCCCAAGGGGCTACCTTTACAAAGACCAAGGTTGAGAGAGGTTTCCTGACCCAATCTTTCTGATACTTAAGTTAGTATTCAAGGTCCCCAAATATGGGTTTGAGTAGTTCAAAAGGAGTCTCTTCCATTGGGTTTAAGATATTTTTTTGATAAGGAGTTTATGATTGTCTTCCTCATTAGAATGGATGAAAAGAAAAGTTATAATTGTCTTCCTTACCATAATGGATAAGAAGGAAGTTTATATTTCTCTACTTTGAGTCTTCGTGCAAATGGGTGGAGGGTGACTTAGATCTCATATAATAACCACCTGTCAACTTATAGTAGATTCTCAATTAATGTATAAGAAATGTTATGTTAGTTATTCATTAGTGATTTTTATTCTTTAGGTTGCTAATTTAATTTAATAAGTTTTAAGTTATTGACTTTTACGATaaatatttcttattaaaaaaaagaaattgtGCTTGTGCCCTTAGCTTCGAACTGCCCTCCACCTCTTGCTCCCAAAGATAGCTTTATACTTGTGCCCTTACCAATCGTCGCCTTCGCCATGTCACACACTCCCTTGATATTATTAAGATTCACCCCCTCCATCAATAGAGACAAACCGTTGAATCTCAACACCATTAACTCTTAATCGAGCTGGTAACTACGCCTCCACCTTTACTTTTTCTCCATCAGCTATTCTCTTCCCGATCAATCAATGAGGACTCAATCAGGGGCAATGAATCGGGCTATGATGTGAGGGAGGGGAAGCTCCATCGTGGTCGCCTCCTTCTTCTCAACGTCCTTGCTCCTTCATCGAGGTCGACGACAATGATGGAAATAAGAGCATGGGTGACATGGGTGCAATCCTTGGGTGATTGGAAGGTGCCACCTGCTCAAACAAAAGATAACCATGGTGAGATAGAGGCGACCACCATGAGGTGAAGGCAAGGGATAAAATGGTGAAGATGGCTcgacaaggatatatatatatatatatatatatatatatatatatatatatatatatatatatatatatatatatatatatatatatattcttgcatGTTGAAGGATTATTTTCATAACTCAATCATTGATGATGGGATCTTTTATTCGAATCAAAAATTAAACTTATAGGTTTCGTGTTGTCCGCTGCCACATCCAACATGTTTTAGCCTGTTTCACActaaaatataaatcattaatatttaccaaaattattttatatgcaCACATCAAGACGATCATCTGATTTTGATACTTCCAAATAGTTAAtccaatcaagaaaaaaaaaaaaaaaaaaaagagctacCGGAACTTCTTGTTTTCTCAGCCATCTAATTTGGGTTTTGGAAAGCTTTAAATTATATTGTATTCAATTTTTTGGCAAAATTACGCATATATCATTGTGATTAATGTTCATCGGCTAACTATCACTTATAACATTGGAATCAACCGACAAATATGTCACAACATAGGAATGAACCAAACATCGCCATCACTTTCTCTTCTATTGTTGTTGTCGTTGCTGCTATACTTGGACGGCGGTGTTGCCACCGCCGACCAACCATGGAAAGGAAAATGTAATGGTTGGAAGACGACGAAAGTTTAGGGCTGAGAGGAACGCGTCAGAGAAAGAGAATGAGAATGAGAAAGAGGTAGAGGTGTGTAGTGGTGTCCACCGTGTATATGGCCGACGTCTCTGACGTGTAGCTTCCAAACAAGAAGGCACCAGACCAGAAAACACGACGCATGTGTTGCATGCTTACCAGCTCTCAGCAATTCCTCAGACGGATGGTGGGCGTATCAGACTCGAGCATGGAATGTGTTTCATGCTTGCAAGCTCCCAGGAATTCCATTTCCAGTGGATGGTGGATCCCCCACAACACCCCAAGAATCCACAAGTGATGGAGAGAAGGAAAATATGCTTTGGCATCTCAAATAAAATAGTGGTCCACTGACAAAGGAGTGTGTCATGACAATCCCAACCCTACCCTCTGTTGAAGAAGACTTGCACCAGAAATGCTTTCATATCTTAATCAAACCCCCTCGAGAAGAACAGAAATATGATATGGTTGATCAAAACTTGTGCTCATATGCCCTTCTTATGATAACATAAACATTGTCTTCGATTGCTCGGGTTCATAGACTACACACCTCTTGTATGCTTCTTATCACTCTCTTGGCTCATCATTACAGTTGAATATAATGCGATCACTACGTAATTGCTTTATATATTCCAGCATAGATCAAAAGGAAACCTACACCAACTAGATGGGCATCTGGTTAACATGTGTTTAACGTGATACTTGGGACTGGTTGATTTCTGATGAAAAGAAAAGGTGTCTAATCGATGCTATTTGGAATCaatcttataaaagaaaaaacCCATTCACATATTTCCTAGTTATGTGAATCTTATTCGGACATTTCTTATGTCAATCACTCTCATATATACTAATATTTATCCTTCATGGCAACAGAAAGGAAAGGAGCAAACACATGACATGATAACCTATTGAGATGGCACCAAGTAATTGTCATCTCGATATTATTTCACCTTTGAGCTCTTTGTAATGATAATTtaagcttttatttatttatttatttatctagagagagagagagagagagagagagagagattagcaGTAGCGTAAATCTAGCAATACTTAAACGAGCAGATTTCTCTAACGAGTGGCTGATGAAATTGAATTATGTTCTCCGATAAGGGAAGGAACACAAACGAGACAAGAAGACTTGATTCATGTTCTTATGGGGAGTTACTACATGTGATTCTTCAGTATCGGCAGCTACAAAAAGAGTATGTTGTGTCGGGAGAAGAGAGAGCAATTGTCTTCCCCCTTGTTTGTCTCAGCATGAATGCAAAGACTGGCGGTGGTGGCCATGCGAGTGGTGCGACTCCCTCTCGATGCGCCAGCGGAGGTGGAGGAAGTCGTCGACGGAGCAAGGCAGCTTCAGCGGCCCCGAGGAGTAGAAACCGTACACCTCCTGTGCCGACTCGAGGAGCCTCTGGAAGAGGGGATGGTGGAGGTAGGAGATGGGGGTCACGAACTTCCGGAAGCCGCCTTCTTCGCCTTCGAGGCCGACTCTCACGGTGACCGATCCCTTCTTCACCTTCATCCTCTTCTCCTCTTGCATCATCTCTTCCCGCTCTCTCCCTTCGTGCAGTGCGGTAGATGGAAAGAAGGCTGAGCTAAAGGGAGACGGTACCAAGTGCTTTGCTCTCTATGGCTTTTGGCTTTGGCTTTTGTTTGGAGAGTAAACCAAGGCGCTTCTTCCTTATAGATGAAGAGGAAAGGAAGGCATCAGTGGTGGGTACGCTCTTTTCTACGGAATCCTTCCTCCACATTTCCCAACTTCTATAGCATtccttatcatataataataataattattattattatttggttaaATATAACTCCATTAATTCTTTTTCTTTATGCATGTTGTTAACCCACTTTATAATATTTGTAGGTTAACAAAAACATGTTAGGCATATACAGATTCATTAAACATAACCCCCAGTTTGAATTATTATGAAGGTGTTATTAAATACTTGAAGACAGGATCGATTTGAGGATCTTGCTATCAAAAGGTCAAAATGTTTACCTTTGAAACCAATACAAATTCGACTTGAGGAGCTATTTCTTACTTGAGTATCAATAAATATATGAAATAGGTTGACCTGTTTGTCTTTGACCGGGGCAAGTACAAGCTCAGAAGAAACTTGCGTTCGAGTGGCCGGTGGATCCCCACAGCTCATGACTCAAAGTCAATAGGTTGGCGGAGCCACACAGCACCCCATGGATTGTGCCCCTTCAACCCTCACAAAGGagggaaggaagagagagagagagagagagagaatgaacaAGAGCGAGAAAGAGGAAATGGGCAGCCATTGGGATTAATAATTGGCCATTCAACCCGCGGAAGTGGAGATCAGAAGGAAGTCCACCAACGCGGAAAGGAATCGAAGGTAGACCTCATGATCCTTATCATTTGCACTTAGTGGCCCCGTGTGCTGTTTCCTCCCCCCTAtgccattagtgagtccaaagcaGACTTATCGAAAACGAATCGGACATTGACCCGGTCTAATCTCTATCACTGAATTATTGGTCGACTCGATGGATCAACTAATTAGATTGTAGATCTCATAATTTTAcatgaaattataaaaaaatatatttcttttttgtaATACAGTGAAAGAGAATGATAAGAACAAAATATATGAAACATAATCGATAAAGTAGCTTCCTTCTTGTTTTATTATTGATCTATGCATATTTACCTAAGTCTATCCGTCTGTTATTCTCAATAAATAATTCATAAGTTCTATAGTATATTAGGATTTTAATTCAAATGAGGAGAAAGGTGTCCGACCAATGTCTTTGGCCAAGATAGATCTCCACATGGATGTGAAAAAAGAACAATCCCAAGGAAAATGAAGTTGAtgtatgactttcaaaagtcaaaCTTAGCTAAAACCACATCTGTTGCCATGTTAGCTTGATCCACTTATGACCCCACAAACTCATATAAAGCTCCTCCTATTTATCTAAGTAATCTATTTCATGCTTCATTCATCATTCCAAACCTAGGGGAGTTGAAATTGTATGTTTTAGGCTTCAAGGAACATATGTTTAGATGATGGAAGATGTAAGGTTTGATGAGAAGATTCCATTTGATacgtattaattttttaaaatattattaaaaaaaatattcaatatcTTCTAAAAGTAATATTGGCTTTATTGCCATTTATTAAGATAAATGATAGCATATAAGGTGTCTAGTTTCCCATATGGGGTTGGGTTGTCCACAAGGGGTGTCTCATCAACCGTGAGAATGAGTTGTAGGTACTGTCATTGTAGAATAATTATCCTTTTCATATTAATCCCATAAGACAGGTAGTAATCATTATTTCCATCAACAAAAAGTGGAATAAAAGAATTATAAATCTATTTCAACTCAGGcataatcaaaagaataattaataattatgtaCTAAGATCACTTTAGTAATGCCCCAAATTACTGACATTACTCATCTACACTTTCCAAACAACATCTATCATTATTTTTGTGCTCTCATTTATAACCATAAATTTTATGGAAATGCAAGTAGATTAAAGCCAGCCACTTTTTAAATtgtcaataaaaaatatttttcccaaAGGATaaatggtaaaaaaaatcaaatttgatcCTATAACATATCTAATAAAGTCTTTATAAATTAACTAGTTAGCactttcaaaaaaatatgttgaATAACCAATTTttggatataaaaatatatcgaatAAGATTTTAAACTCTCAAATAAGTGGGTTTAGTACACCTTAATACATCAATCACTTAAgtatataatttatttgatgatgtTTCAcgcctgtatatatatatatatacatatatatatatatatacatatatatatatatatatatatatatatatatatatatatatatatatacatatatatatatatatatatatacatatatatatatatatatacatatatatatatatatgtatatatatatatatatatatatatatatatatatgtatatatgtatatatatatatatatatgtatatatatatatatacatatatatatatatatatgtatatatatatatatatgtatatatatatatatatatgtatatatatatatatatgtatatatatatatatatgtatatatatatatatatatatatatatatatatatatgtatatatatatatatatgtatatatatatatatgtatatatatatatatatatgtatatatatatatgtatatatatatatatatatatgtatatatatatatgtatatatatatatatatgtatatatgtatatatatatatatatgtatatatatatatatatgtatatatgtatatatatatatatatatatgtatatatatatatatatatgtatatgtatatatatatatgtatatatatatatatatatgtatgtatatatatatatatgtatgtatatatatatatgtatgtatatatatatgtatatatatatatgtatatatatatatgtatatatatatatatatatgtatgtatatatatatatgtatgtatatatatatatgtatgtatatatatatatgtatgtatatatatatatatgtatgtatatatatatatatgtatatatatatatacatatatatacatatgtatatatatatatatacatatatatacatatatatacatatgtatatatatatatacatatgtatatatatatatatacatatatatacatatatatacatatatatacatatgtatacatatatatacatatgtatatatatgtatacatatatatatatacatatatatatatatacatatatatatatacatatatatatatatatacatatatatatacatacatatatatatatacatatatatatatacatatatatatatatacatatatatatatacatacatatatatatatatacatatatatatatatatacatatatatatatatatacatatatatatatacatatatatatatatatacatatatatatatatacatatatatatatatatatatatatatatatatatatatatatatacatatatatatatatatatatatatatatatatatatatatatatacatatatatatatatatacatatatatatatatatatatatatatatacatatatatatatatatatacatatatatatatatatatatatatatatatatatatatatatatatatatatatatatatatatatatatatatgtatatatgtttctcCAAATCTTATAATTAATCCTGATATTATGttgatattataatttattttattactctaaaaaatatatatataatttttaatccaAATAAATTAGTATTCACCGCAGTTAGAAGTCATCAAACTAAGTTTTTCTTTATGACTTAACGGTAGTAGCGTTCCTTATGAAGCCTATCATGAATGACTCACCAATCACTTCTTCTAAGATGGATCGAAACACTCGTTTTCGACGTAGCTTAGTTCTTTCAAGTCAACTCCAAGGAATTACATTCAGAGACGGAATATTGGAAGGTCGTCTTTGGTGCCCAATTGGGGGCACAAGGGTCAACTGTAGCTCCAAACGATCACAATCAAGAAATGATAGCACCGTTGACCTCTCTCGTCCACTCTCtgaccaaagagagagagagagagagagagagagaacagccgAAGTCAACTACACTAAAACGAAAGCAGATAGGAACCGCCACATGGGTTCTCTTTCACGGAGGATGCCACTCTCTCACATCCAAACGCGTGTTCTCAAGACTCGACAAAAGGATCTATAAATAAAGAAGGCAGCTCGCTACACTCCCAAGCCATACATAGACTTGAAACCATCTCCTTCCTTCCGCACTGCGCACGGGAGAGACCAGGAAGAGGCCGAAGATGAAGAAGGGCTCGCTCACCGTCAGAGTTGGCCTCGAAGGCGATGAAGGCGGCTTCCGAAAGTTCGTCATCCCCATCTCCTACCTCCACCATCCCCTCTTCCAGAGGCTTCTCGAGTCAGCACAGGAGGTTTATGGTTACTGCTCCTCGGGGCCTCTGAAGCTTCCCTGCTCCGTCGACGACTTCCTCCATCTCCGGTGGCGCATCGAGAGAGAGCCGCACCACTCGAACGGCCACCACCGCCAGTCTTTGTACTCATGCTGAGTCGAGTGAGGGGGGAAGATAAAGTGCTGTCTCCTCTCCCAACACAACAGACTCTTTTTGTAGCTGCTGTACACTGAAGAATCACATGTATAACTCCCTGTAAGAACAAGGAGGAAGTCTTCTGGTCTTTGTAGGTTTTTTTCACTTGTTGGAGAACACTATCTTACAAAGAGTCAAATGAACGATCAGATCATTTTTGTTTCGAGGGATTCAAGATATTAAAGCATTTCTGGTGCAAGATCTCTTTGATGTGCAAGTGCTAGTAGTACCAAACAATTGATTCTGTGTCATAATTCAGGATCAAGCAGTGAGCAGTCTATTGCTGGAGAGGAGCTCATCACATTCTTCTTCTAATTTAAATGAAAACACTATAGAAGCATAATTTGGTCTTTTCATAGTTGGGGGAGAAGAGACAAGTAAAGATGATTGAAGTGGGAGAGAAAATTATTGCATAAGTGGATTGGTTGGTGTATCATTCCATAAGTGATTGGTCAATACACACACCAACCTTGATTTTGACATGGTCAAAATTTTAAGTTTGACCAATTTTGTCCTAGGTCAATCCTATACTTTGACCAGATATGAAATTCGGCTAGATTTAGACCTAATTTAATTagaaatttaatttttgattaatttTGACCTtgttcaactttttttttttatcgaatcctaattttgatcaaataattagatACTAAAGATGgttaaaaagatatatatatcaaattcttaaaactaaaaaaataaaacataaggATTTAAGTAATATTAGATATATTAGAGATAAAGATCAAAGAATAACTTATTAATGATAACAAGAttaagaaaatatgaaaaaaatttataaattatttaataaatatttatacaaaatttagatttaataataaataattgtgACAGATTTAATATTCATATATTTGTTCATAAAATTAGAACTAGTGAAGTAAAAAATGTATTAAATGTATTAAAAAATAGCTAAGAGTATAGGGATGATAATATCTTTATTGAGGCCTGAAAAATTTATGGGACAAAAGAATAACTTGGTTAATTagcttatttaacaaaatcatgagattcTAAAGGATGCTCAAAGAAGTAGTTTCTTAGtaccaatttataaaaataagagtgatataaataattatttaaattatagagaaattaaaatcatgagtcatgttataaaattttaaaaaataattattgaaagtAGGATAAAACTTGAAACTAATATCTTTGGAAATTAAATATTATGTTTTATGTTTGAAAGATCATATAttatagttatttatttattaaggtattaatgaaaaagtataagGCGAAAAATAAAAATCTATGTTTGATTTTTATTAACATAGCGAAAGCAATTCCTAAAGATTTATTAtagtatatttaaaaatatatatatccactaattatattgatattatatatatatatatatttatttatttatatatatatagctattaACATTAGAGTTATATGGAGTATATCTAGTAAGTTTTTTACTAGTATAGGATTACACTAAGAATTCTTAAAGTCTTACTGTTTCATATTGATAATGGATAAATTTACAAGTCTCTACTGTTTCATATTGGTAATGGATAAATTTATAAGTCATAGTGTATGTATGTTATTtgctaataatattatattaattaataataattaaaaaaattaattataaacttaagttATGAAGATAAACCTTAGAA
This genomic stretch from Musa acuminata AAA Group cultivar baxijiao chromosome BXJ3-9, Cavendish_Baxijiao_AAA, whole genome shotgun sequence harbors:
- the LOC135650055 gene encoding auxin-responsive protein SAUR32-like — translated: MMQEEKRMKVKKGSVTVRVGLEGEEGGFRKFVTPISYLHHPLFQRLLESAQEVYGFYSSGPLKLPCSVDDFLHLRWRIERESHHSHGHHRQSLHSC